One genomic region from Macaca mulatta isolate MMU2019108-1 chromosome 20, T2T-MMU8v2.0, whole genome shotgun sequence encodes:
- the ATXN2L gene encoding ataxin-2-like protein isoform X26 produces the protein MLKPQPPQQPSQPQQPPPTQQAVARRLPGGTSPPNGGLPGPLATSAAPPGPPAAASPCLGPVATTGSGLRRGAEGILAPQPPPPPPPQQHQERPGAAAIGSARGQSTGKGPPQSPVFEGVYNNSRMLHFLTAVVGSTCDVKVKNGTTYEGIFKTLSSKFELAVDAVHRKASEPAGGPRREDIVDTMVFKPSDVMLVHFRNVDFNYATKDKFTDSAIAMNSKVNGEHKEKVLQRWEGGDSNSDDYDLESDMSNGWDPNEMFKFNEENYGVKTTYDSSLSSYTVPLEKDNSEEFRQRELRAAQLAREIESSPQYRLRIAMENDDGRTEEEKHSAVQRQGSGRESPSLASREGKYIPLPQRVREGPRGGVRCSSSRGGRPGLSSLPPRGPHHLDNSSPGPGSEARGINGGPSRMSPKAQRPLRGAKTLSSPSNRPSGETSVPPPPAVGRIYPPRSPKSAAPAPISASCPEPPIGSAVPTSSASIPVTSSVSDPGVGSISPASPKISLAPTDVKELSTKEPGRTLEPQELARIAGKVPGLQNEQKRFQLEELRKFGAQFKLQPSSSPENSLDPFPPRILKEEPKGKEKEVDGLLTSEPMGSPVSSKTESVSDKEDKPPLAPAGGTEGPEQPPPPCPSQTGSPPVGLIKGEDKDEGPVAEQVKKSTLNPNAKEFNPTKPLLSVNKSTSTPTSPGPRTHSTPSIPVLTAGQSGLYSPQYISYIPQIHMGPAVQAPQMYPYPVSNSVPGQQGKYRGAKGSLPPQRSDQHQPASAPPMMQAAAAAGPPLVAATPYSSYIPYNPQQFPGQPAMMQPMAHYPSQPVFAPMLQSNPRMLTSGSHPQAIVSSSTPQYPSAEQPTPQALYATVHQSYPHHATQLHAHQPQPATTPTGSQPQSQHAAPSPVQHQAGQAPHLGSGQPQQNLYHPGALTGTPPSLPPGPSAQSPQSSFPQPAAVYAIHHQQLPHGFTNMAHVTQVSSLARRLDFQEEPMTGFLPFHPPGN, from the exons ATGTTGAAGCCTCAGCCGCCACAACAGCCCTCCCagccccagcagccgccccccacGCAACAGGCCGTGGCCCGCCGGCTCCCCGGGGGCACCAGCCCTCCCAACGGCGGCCTCCCGGGGCCGCTGGCCACCTCCGCGGCTCCTCCCGGGCCTCCAGCGGCCGCCTCCCCCTGCCTAGGGCCTGTGGCAACTACCGGGAGCGGGCTCCGCCGGGGAGCCGAAGGCATCTTGgcgccgcagccgccgccgccgccgccgccgcagcagCACCAGGAGAGGCCAGGGGCCGCCGCCATCGGCAGCGCCAG GGGACAGAGCACAGGAAAGGGACCCCCACAGTCACCT GTGTTTGAAGGCGTCTACAACAATTCCAGAATGCTGCATTTCCTTACAGCTGTTGTG GGCTCCACTTGTGATGTAAAGGTGAAAAATGGTACCACCTATGAGGGTATATTCAAGACGCTAAGCTCAAAG TTTGAACTAGCAGTGGATGCTGTGCACCGGAAAGCATCTGAGCCAGCAGGTGGCCCTCGTCGGGAGGACATTGTGGACACCATGGTGTTTAAGCCAAGTGATGTCATGCTCGTTCACTTCCGAAATGTTGACTTCAACTACGCTACTAAAG ACAAGTTCACCGATTCAGCCATTGCCATGAACTCAAAAGTGAATGGGGAACACAAAGAGAAGGTGCTTCAGCGCTGGGAGGGGGGTGACAGCAACAGCGACGACTACGACCTCGAGTCCGACATG TCCAATGGATGGGACCCCAATGAAATGTTCAAGTTTAATGAGGAGAACTACGGTGTGAAGACCACCTACGATAGCAGTCTTTCTTCTTATAC GGTGCCCTTAGAAAAGGACAACTCAGAAGAATTTCGTCAGCGAGAGCTGCGTGCAGCCCAGTTGGCTCGAGAGATTGAATCAAGCCCCCAGTACCGCCTGCGGATCGCCATGGAGAACGATGATGGGCGCACTGAAGAGGAGAAGCACAGTGCGGTCCAGCGGCAGGGTTCGGGTCGGGAGAGCCCCAGCTTGGCATCCAG GGAGGGGAAGTATATCCCTCTGCCTCAGCGAGTCCGAGAAGGTCCCCGGGGAGGAGTTCGATGCAGCAGCTCTCGGGGCGGTCGGCCTGGCCTTAGCTCTTTGCCACCTCGTGGCCCTCACCATCTGGACAATAGCAGTCCTGGCCCAGGTTCTGAGGCCCGTGGTATCAATGGAG gccctTCCCGCATGTCCCCAAAGGCACAGCGGCCTCTGAGAGGTGCCAAGACTCTGTCTTCACCCAGTAATAGGCCTTCTGGAGAAACTTCTGTTCCACCTCCTCCTGCAG TGGGCCGGATATATCCCCCGCGTTCTCCCAAGTCTGCTGCCCCTGCCCCAATCTCAGCTTCCTGTCCTGAGCCTCCCATCGGCTCGGCAGTGCCAACCTCTTCAGCCTCCATCCCTGTGACCTCATCAGTCTCAGATCCTGGAGTGGGCTCCATTTCCCCAGCTTCTCCAAAGATCTCCCTGGCCCCCACAGATG TAAAAGAACTCTCTACCAAGGAACCTGGGAGAACTCTGGAGCCCCAGGAGCTGGCTCGGATAGCTGGGAAAG TCCCTGGTCTTCAGAATGAACAGAAACGATTCCAACTGGAAGAACTGAGAAAGTTTGGGGCCCAGTTTAAG CTTCAGCCCAGTAGCTCCCCTGAGAACAGCTTGGATCCTTTTCCTCCCCGGATCTTAAAGGAGGAGcccaaaggaaaggagaaggaggttgATGGTCTGTTGACTTCAGAGCCCATGGGGTCTCCCGTCTCCTCCAAGACAGAGTCCGTATCGGATAAGGAGGACAAACCACCCCTGGCACCAGCAGGAGGCACTGAGGGGCCAGAGCAGCCCCCACCACCTTGCCCAAGCCAAACTGGCAGCCCCCCGGTGGGCCTCATCAAGGGAGAAGACAAGGATGAGGGCCCTGTTGCTGA ACAAGTAAAGAAATCAACGTTGAACCCTAATGCTAAGGAATTCAATCCTACAAAGCCTCTGCTGTCTGTG AATAAATCCACCAGTACCCCAACTTCTCCAGGGCCCCGGACTCATTCAACTCCCTCCATCCCGGTGCTGACAGCAGGCCAGAGTGGGCTATACAGCCCCCAGTACATCTCCTACATACCTCAGATCCACATGGGACCAGCTGTGCAG GCACCTCAGATGTATCCATATCCTGTATCCAATTCAGTGCCTGGGCAGCAGGGCAAGTACCGGGGAGCAAAAG gctcCCTGCCCCCGCAGCGCTCGGACCAACACCAGCCAGCTTCAGCCCCGCCAATGATGCAGGCCGCCGCGGCTGCTGGCCCACCTCTGGTGGCTGCCACGCCCTATTCTTCCTACATACCCTACAACCCTCAGCAGTTCCCAGGCCAGCCTGCCATGATGCAGCCCATGGCCCACTACCCCTCACAG CCGGTGTTTGCCCCCATGCTTCAGAGCAACCCACGCATGCTGACATCGGGCAGCCATCCCCAGGCCATCGTGTCATCCTCTACCCCTCAGTACCCTTCTGCGGAGCAGCCCACTCCCCAAGCCCTTTATG CCACTGTTCACCAGTCCTACCCACACCATGCCACGCAGCTCCATGCCCACCAGCCGCAGCCGGCTACCACGCCTACTGGAAGCCAGCCGCAGTCCCAGCATGCGGCCCCCAGTCCTGTCCAG CATCAGGCGGGGCAGGCCCCACACCTGGGCAGTGGACAGCCACAGCAGAATCTGTACCACCCAGGGGCCCTGACAGGCACGCCGCCCTCTCTGCCACCGGGACCTTCTGCCCAGTCCCCTCAGAGCAGCTTCCCCCAGCCAGCCGCTGTGTATGCCATCCACCACCAGCAGCTGCCCCACGGCTTCACCAACATGGCCCATGTTACCCAG GTGAGCAGCCTGGCCAGGCGCCTGGATTTCCAGGAGGAGCCGATGACAGGATTC CTCCCCTTCCACCCCCCGGGGAACTGA
- the ATXN2L gene encoding ataxin-2-like protein isoform X19, translating to MLKPQPPQQPSQPQQPPPTQQAVARRLPGGTSPPNGGLPGPLATSAAPPGPPAAASPCLGPVATTGSGLRRGAEGILAPQPPPPPPPQQHQERPGAAAIGSARGQSTGKGPPQSPVFEGVYNNSRMLHFLTAVVGSTCDVKVKNGTTYEGIFKTLSSKFELAVDAVHRKASEPAGGPRREDIVDTMVFKPSDVMLVHFRNVDFNYATKDKFTDSAIAMNSKVNGEHKEKVLQRWEGGDSNSDDYDLESDMSNGWDPNEMFKFNEENYGVKTTYDSSLSSYTVPLEKDNSEEFRQRELRAAQLAREIESSPQYRLRIAMENDDGRTEEEKHSAVQRQGSGRESPSLASREGKYIPLPQRVREGPRGGVRCSSSRGGRPGLSSLPPRGPHHLDNSSPGPGSEARGINGGPSRMSPKAQRPLRGAKTLSSPSNRPSGETSVPPPPAVGRIYPPRSPKSAAPAPISASCPEPPIGSAVPTSSASIPVTSSVSDPGVGSISPASPKISLAPTDVKELSTKEPGRTLEPQELARIAGKVPGLQNEQKRFQLEELRKFGAQFKLQPSSSPENSLDPFPPRILKEEPKGKEKEVDGLLTSEPMGSPVSSKTESVSDKEDKPPLAPAGGTEGPEQPPPPCPSQTGSPPVGLIKGEDKDEGPVAEQVKKSTLNPNAKEFNPTKPLLSVNKSTSTPTSPGPRTHSTPSIPVLTAGQSGLYSPQYISYIPQIHMGPAVQAPQMYPYPVSNSVPGQQGKYRGAKGSLPPQRSDQHQPASAPPMMQAAAAAGPPLVAATPYSSYIPYNPQQFPGQPAMMQPMAHYPSQPVFAPMLQSNPRMLTSGSHPQAIVSSSTPQYPSAEQPTPQALYATVHQSYPHHATQLHAHQPQPATTPTGSQPQSQHAAPSPVQHQAGQAPHLGSGQPQQNLYHPGALTGTPPSLPPGPSAQSPQSSFPQPAAVYAIHHQQLPHGFTNMAHVTQAHVQTGITAAPPPHPGAPHPPQVMLLHPPQSHGGPPQGAVPQSGVPALSASTPSPYPYIGHPQALSDPDCLLT from the exons ATGTTGAAGCCTCAGCCGCCACAACAGCCCTCCCagccccagcagccgccccccacGCAACAGGCCGTGGCCCGCCGGCTCCCCGGGGGCACCAGCCCTCCCAACGGCGGCCTCCCGGGGCCGCTGGCCACCTCCGCGGCTCCTCCCGGGCCTCCAGCGGCCGCCTCCCCCTGCCTAGGGCCTGTGGCAACTACCGGGAGCGGGCTCCGCCGGGGAGCCGAAGGCATCTTGgcgccgcagccgccgccgccgccgccgccgcagcagCACCAGGAGAGGCCAGGGGCCGCCGCCATCGGCAGCGCCAG GGGACAGAGCACAGGAAAGGGACCCCCACAGTCACCT GTGTTTGAAGGCGTCTACAACAATTCCAGAATGCTGCATTTCCTTACAGCTGTTGTG GGCTCCACTTGTGATGTAAAGGTGAAAAATGGTACCACCTATGAGGGTATATTCAAGACGCTAAGCTCAAAG TTTGAACTAGCAGTGGATGCTGTGCACCGGAAAGCATCTGAGCCAGCAGGTGGCCCTCGTCGGGAGGACATTGTGGACACCATGGTGTTTAAGCCAAGTGATGTCATGCTCGTTCACTTCCGAAATGTTGACTTCAACTACGCTACTAAAG ACAAGTTCACCGATTCAGCCATTGCCATGAACTCAAAAGTGAATGGGGAACACAAAGAGAAGGTGCTTCAGCGCTGGGAGGGGGGTGACAGCAACAGCGACGACTACGACCTCGAGTCCGACATG TCCAATGGATGGGACCCCAATGAAATGTTCAAGTTTAATGAGGAGAACTACGGTGTGAAGACCACCTACGATAGCAGTCTTTCTTCTTATAC GGTGCCCTTAGAAAAGGACAACTCAGAAGAATTTCGTCAGCGAGAGCTGCGTGCAGCCCAGTTGGCTCGAGAGATTGAATCAAGCCCCCAGTACCGCCTGCGGATCGCCATGGAGAACGATGATGGGCGCACTGAAGAGGAGAAGCACAGTGCGGTCCAGCGGCAGGGTTCGGGTCGGGAGAGCCCCAGCTTGGCATCCAG GGAGGGGAAGTATATCCCTCTGCCTCAGCGAGTCCGAGAAGGTCCCCGGGGAGGAGTTCGATGCAGCAGCTCTCGGGGCGGTCGGCCTGGCCTTAGCTCTTTGCCACCTCGTGGCCCTCACCATCTGGACAATAGCAGTCCTGGCCCAGGTTCTGAGGCCCGTGGTATCAATGGAG gccctTCCCGCATGTCCCCAAAGGCACAGCGGCCTCTGAGAGGTGCCAAGACTCTGTCTTCACCCAGTAATAGGCCTTCTGGAGAAACTTCTGTTCCACCTCCTCCTGCAG TGGGCCGGATATATCCCCCGCGTTCTCCCAAGTCTGCTGCCCCTGCCCCAATCTCAGCTTCCTGTCCTGAGCCTCCCATCGGCTCGGCAGTGCCAACCTCTTCAGCCTCCATCCCTGTGACCTCATCAGTCTCAGATCCTGGAGTGGGCTCCATTTCCCCAGCTTCTCCAAAGATCTCCCTGGCCCCCACAGATG TAAAAGAACTCTCTACCAAGGAACCTGGGAGAACTCTGGAGCCCCAGGAGCTGGCTCGGATAGCTGGGAAAG TCCCTGGTCTTCAGAATGAACAGAAACGATTCCAACTGGAAGAACTGAGAAAGTTTGGGGCCCAGTTTAAG CTTCAGCCCAGTAGCTCCCCTGAGAACAGCTTGGATCCTTTTCCTCCCCGGATCTTAAAGGAGGAGcccaaaggaaaggagaaggaggttgATGGTCTGTTGACTTCAGAGCCCATGGGGTCTCCCGTCTCCTCCAAGACAGAGTCCGTATCGGATAAGGAGGACAAACCACCCCTGGCACCAGCAGGAGGCACTGAGGGGCCAGAGCAGCCCCCACCACCTTGCCCAAGCCAAACTGGCAGCCCCCCGGTGGGCCTCATCAAGGGAGAAGACAAGGATGAGGGCCCTGTTGCTGA ACAAGTAAAGAAATCAACGTTGAACCCTAATGCTAAGGAATTCAATCCTACAAAGCCTCTGCTGTCTGTG AATAAATCCACCAGTACCCCAACTTCTCCAGGGCCCCGGACTCATTCAACTCCCTCCATCCCGGTGCTGACAGCAGGCCAGAGTGGGCTATACAGCCCCCAGTACATCTCCTACATACCTCAGATCCACATGGGACCAGCTGTGCAG GCACCTCAGATGTATCCATATCCTGTATCCAATTCAGTGCCTGGGCAGCAGGGCAAGTACCGGGGAGCAAAAG gctcCCTGCCCCCGCAGCGCTCGGACCAACACCAGCCAGCTTCAGCCCCGCCAATGATGCAGGCCGCCGCGGCTGCTGGCCCACCTCTGGTGGCTGCCACGCCCTATTCTTCCTACATACCCTACAACCCTCAGCAGTTCCCAGGCCAGCCTGCCATGATGCAGCCCATGGCCCACTACCCCTCACAG CCGGTGTTTGCCCCCATGCTTCAGAGCAACCCACGCATGCTGACATCGGGCAGCCATCCCCAGGCCATCGTGTCATCCTCTACCCCTCAGTACCCTTCTGCGGAGCAGCCCACTCCCCAAGCCCTTTATG CCACTGTTCACCAGTCCTACCCACACCATGCCACGCAGCTCCATGCCCACCAGCCGCAGCCGGCTACCACGCCTACTGGAAGCCAGCCGCAGTCCCAGCATGCGGCCCCCAGTCCTGTCCAG CATCAGGCGGGGCAGGCCCCACACCTGGGCAGTGGACAGCCACAGCAGAATCTGTACCACCCAGGGGCCCTGACAGGCACGCCGCCCTCTCTGCCACCGGGACCTTCTGCCCAGTCCCCTCAGAGCAGCTTCCCCCAGCCAGCCGCTGTGTATGCCATCCACCACCAGCAGCTGCCCCACGGCTTCACCAACATGGCCCATGTTACCCAG gCCCATGTCCAAACTGGAATCACAGCAGCCCCGCCCCCTCACCCTGGGGCTCCCCACCCgccccaggtgatgctgctgcaCCCACCCCAGAGTCATGGGGGGCCCCCCCAAGGCGCGGTGCCCCAGAGTGGGGTGCCTGCACTCTCAGCTTCCACACCCTCACCCTACCCCTACATCGGACACCCCCAAG CTCTCAGTGACCCCGACTGTCTCCTGACTTAG
- the ATXN2L gene encoding ataxin-2-like protein isoform X18, producing the protein MLKPQPPQQPSQPQQPPPTQQAVARRLPGGTSPPNGGLPGPLATSAAPPGPPAAASPCLGPVATTGSGLRRGAEGILAPQPPPPPPPQQHQERPGAAAIGSARGQSTGKGPPQSPVFEGVYNNSRMLHFLTAVVGSTCDVKVKNGTTYEGIFKTLSSKFELAVDAVHRKASEPAGGPRREDIVDTMVFKPSDVMLVHFRNVDFNYATKDKFTDSAIAMNSKVNGEHKEKVLQRWEGGDSNSDDYDLESDMSNGWDPNEMFKFNEENYGVKTTYDSSLSSYTVPLEKDNSEEFRQRELRAAQLAREIESSPQYRLRIAMENDDGRTEEEKHSAVQRQGSGRESPSLASREGKYIPLPQRVREGPRGGVRCSSSRGGRPGLSSLPPRGPHHLDNSSPGPGSEARGINGGPSRMSPKAQRPLRGAKTLSSPSNRPSGETSVPPPPAAPPFLPVGRIYPPRSPKSAAPAPISASCPEPPIGSAVPTSSASIPVTSSVSDPGVGSISPASPKISLAPTDVKELSTKEPGRTLEPQELARIAGKVPGLQNEQKRFQLEELRKFGAQFKLQPSSSPENSLDPFPPRILKEEPKGKEKEVDGLLTSEPMGSPVSSKTESVSDKEDKPPLAPAGGTEGPEQPPPPCPSQTGSPPVGLIKGEDKDEGPVAEQVKKSTLNPNAKEFNPTKPLLSVNKSTSTPTSPGPRTHSTPSIPVLTAGQSGLYSPQYISYIPQIHMGPAVQAPQMYPYPVSNSVPGQQGKYRGAKGSLPPQRSDQHQPASAPPMMQAAAAAGPPLVAATPYSSYIPYNPQQFPGQPAMMQPMAHYPSQPVFAPMLQSNPRMLTSGSHPQAIVSSSTPQYPSAEQPTPQALYATVHQSYPHHATQLHAHQPQPATTPTGSQPQSQHAAPSPVQHQAGQAPHLGSGQPQQNLYHPGALTGTPPSLPPGPSAQSPQSSFPQPAAVYAIHHQQLPHGFTNMAHVTQAHVQTGITAAPPPHPGAPHPPQVMLLHPPQSHGGPPQGAVPQSGVPALSASTPSPYPYIGHPQALSDPDCLLT; encoded by the exons ATGTTGAAGCCTCAGCCGCCACAACAGCCCTCCCagccccagcagccgccccccacGCAACAGGCCGTGGCCCGCCGGCTCCCCGGGGGCACCAGCCCTCCCAACGGCGGCCTCCCGGGGCCGCTGGCCACCTCCGCGGCTCCTCCCGGGCCTCCAGCGGCCGCCTCCCCCTGCCTAGGGCCTGTGGCAACTACCGGGAGCGGGCTCCGCCGGGGAGCCGAAGGCATCTTGgcgccgcagccgccgccgccgccgccgccgcagcagCACCAGGAGAGGCCAGGGGCCGCCGCCATCGGCAGCGCCAG GGGACAGAGCACAGGAAAGGGACCCCCACAGTCACCT GTGTTTGAAGGCGTCTACAACAATTCCAGAATGCTGCATTTCCTTACAGCTGTTGTG GGCTCCACTTGTGATGTAAAGGTGAAAAATGGTACCACCTATGAGGGTATATTCAAGACGCTAAGCTCAAAG TTTGAACTAGCAGTGGATGCTGTGCACCGGAAAGCATCTGAGCCAGCAGGTGGCCCTCGTCGGGAGGACATTGTGGACACCATGGTGTTTAAGCCAAGTGATGTCATGCTCGTTCACTTCCGAAATGTTGACTTCAACTACGCTACTAAAG ACAAGTTCACCGATTCAGCCATTGCCATGAACTCAAAAGTGAATGGGGAACACAAAGAGAAGGTGCTTCAGCGCTGGGAGGGGGGTGACAGCAACAGCGACGACTACGACCTCGAGTCCGACATG TCCAATGGATGGGACCCCAATGAAATGTTCAAGTTTAATGAGGAGAACTACGGTGTGAAGACCACCTACGATAGCAGTCTTTCTTCTTATAC GGTGCCCTTAGAAAAGGACAACTCAGAAGAATTTCGTCAGCGAGAGCTGCGTGCAGCCCAGTTGGCTCGAGAGATTGAATCAAGCCCCCAGTACCGCCTGCGGATCGCCATGGAGAACGATGATGGGCGCACTGAAGAGGAGAAGCACAGTGCGGTCCAGCGGCAGGGTTCGGGTCGGGAGAGCCCCAGCTTGGCATCCAG GGAGGGGAAGTATATCCCTCTGCCTCAGCGAGTCCGAGAAGGTCCCCGGGGAGGAGTTCGATGCAGCAGCTCTCGGGGCGGTCGGCCTGGCCTTAGCTCTTTGCCACCTCGTGGCCCTCACCATCTGGACAATAGCAGTCCTGGCCCAGGTTCTGAGGCCCGTGGTATCAATGGAG gccctTCCCGCATGTCCCCAAAGGCACAGCGGCCTCTGAGAGGTGCCAAGACTCTGTCTTCACCCAGTAATAGGCCTTCTGGAGAAACTTCTGTTCCACCTCCTCCTGCAG CTCCCCCTTTTCTTCCAGTGGGCCGGATATATCCCCCGCGTTCTCCCAAGTCTGCTGCCCCTGCCCCAATCTCAGCTTCCTGTCCTGAGCCTCCCATCGGCTCGGCAGTGCCAACCTCTTCAGCCTCCATCCCTGTGACCTCATCAGTCTCAGATCCTGGAGTGGGCTCCATTTCCCCAGCTTCTCCAAAGATCTCCCTGGCCCCCACAGATG TAAAAGAACTCTCTACCAAGGAACCTGGGAGAACTCTGGAGCCCCAGGAGCTGGCTCGGATAGCTGGGAAAG TCCCTGGTCTTCAGAATGAACAGAAACGATTCCAACTGGAAGAACTGAGAAAGTTTGGGGCCCAGTTTAAG CTTCAGCCCAGTAGCTCCCCTGAGAACAGCTTGGATCCTTTTCCTCCCCGGATCTTAAAGGAGGAGcccaaaggaaaggagaaggaggttgATGGTCTGTTGACTTCAGAGCCCATGGGGTCTCCCGTCTCCTCCAAGACAGAGTCCGTATCGGATAAGGAGGACAAACCACCCCTGGCACCAGCAGGAGGCACTGAGGGGCCAGAGCAGCCCCCACCACCTTGCCCAAGCCAAACTGGCAGCCCCCCGGTGGGCCTCATCAAGGGAGAAGACAAGGATGAGGGCCCTGTTGCTGA ACAAGTAAAGAAATCAACGTTGAACCCTAATGCTAAGGAATTCAATCCTACAAAGCCTCTGCTGTCTGTG AATAAATCCACCAGTACCCCAACTTCTCCAGGGCCCCGGACTCATTCAACTCCCTCCATCCCGGTGCTGACAGCAGGCCAGAGTGGGCTATACAGCCCCCAGTACATCTCCTACATACCTCAGATCCACATGGGACCAGCTGTGCAG GCACCTCAGATGTATCCATATCCTGTATCCAATTCAGTGCCTGGGCAGCAGGGCAAGTACCGGGGAGCAAAAG gctcCCTGCCCCCGCAGCGCTCGGACCAACACCAGCCAGCTTCAGCCCCGCCAATGATGCAGGCCGCCGCGGCTGCTGGCCCACCTCTGGTGGCTGCCACGCCCTATTCTTCCTACATACCCTACAACCCTCAGCAGTTCCCAGGCCAGCCTGCCATGATGCAGCCCATGGCCCACTACCCCTCACAG CCGGTGTTTGCCCCCATGCTTCAGAGCAACCCACGCATGCTGACATCGGGCAGCCATCCCCAGGCCATCGTGTCATCCTCTACCCCTCAGTACCCTTCTGCGGAGCAGCCCACTCCCCAAGCCCTTTATG CCACTGTTCACCAGTCCTACCCACACCATGCCACGCAGCTCCATGCCCACCAGCCGCAGCCGGCTACCACGCCTACTGGAAGCCAGCCGCAGTCCCAGCATGCGGCCCCCAGTCCTGTCCAG CATCAGGCGGGGCAGGCCCCACACCTGGGCAGTGGACAGCCACAGCAGAATCTGTACCACCCAGGGGCCCTGACAGGCACGCCGCCCTCTCTGCCACCGGGACCTTCTGCCCAGTCCCCTCAGAGCAGCTTCCCCCAGCCAGCCGCTGTGTATGCCATCCACCACCAGCAGCTGCCCCACGGCTTCACCAACATGGCCCATGTTACCCAG gCCCATGTCCAAACTGGAATCACAGCAGCCCCGCCCCCTCACCCTGGGGCTCCCCACCCgccccaggtgatgctgctgcaCCCACCCCAGAGTCATGGGGGGCCCCCCCAAGGCGCGGTGCCCCAGAGTGGGGTGCCTGCACTCTCAGCTTCCACACCCTCACCCTACCCCTACATCGGACACCCCCAAG CTCTCAGTGACCCCGACTGTCTCCTGACTTAG